In Leucobacter sp. CX169, a single genomic region encodes these proteins:
- a CDS encoding exonuclease domain-containing protein: MTAKLPLWAERLAVFDTETTGISPEHSRVVSATVALLGANGEVLERYDWLLDPGVDIPASAAEIHGITTEVARANGTDAAVGIAQIVAQLASMGERGFPIVAYNAPFDLTLVRAEAARHSVAWPAALAPVLDPLVIDKQVDRYRKGKRTLTAAAEHYGVSLEAAHDAGEDAIAAGRVLQAIATRYAADLPEELTALHDAQVTWAATQAAGLQEYLRRVKDPAAVVEGGWPLR; this comes from the coding sequence ATGACCGCGAAGCTGCCCCTGTGGGCCGAACGATTGGCCGTATTCGACACCGAGACGACCGGGATCTCTCCCGAGCACTCCCGAGTGGTCAGCGCGACGGTGGCGCTTTTGGGTGCAAATGGCGAAGTGCTTGAGCGCTACGACTGGCTGCTTGACCCGGGAGTAGATATTCCCGCGAGCGCGGCCGAAATCCACGGCATCACGACCGAGGTCGCGCGTGCCAACGGCACCGATGCAGCGGTGGGAATCGCCCAGATCGTGGCCCAGCTTGCCTCGATGGGTGAACGCGGTTTCCCGATTGTCGCGTACAACGCCCCGTTTGACCTCACGCTGGTGCGCGCCGAGGCCGCGCGTCACAGCGTCGCCTGGCCGGCGGCCCTCGCCCCGGTGCTTGATCCCCTCGTGATCGACAAGCAGGTCGATCGATACCGCAAGGGAAAGCGTACGTTGACGGCCGCCGCGGAGCACTACGGCGTGTCGCTCGAGGCTGCGCACGACGCGGGAGAGGACGCAATTGCCGCGGGGCGGGTGCTCCAAGCCATCGCTACCCGCTATGCCGCGGACCTCCCCGAAGAGCTCACCGCGCTCCACGACGCGCAGGTGACGTGGGCCGCCACGCAGGCGGCCGGGCTGCAGGAATACCTGCGGCGGGTGAAAGATCCAGCGGCGGTGGTCGAGGGCGGCTGGCCTCTTCGTTAA
- the sufD gene encoding Fe-S cluster assembly protein SufD — translation MTIVDTTAETAQHGLKAHSDGGWDRKVPVQTRSERFTSTDVADFPIVTGREANWKFSPIKKLDALLNGELDGSRTPVTVSEAEGISHEWIARDDARIGRAGTPEERGAAAAWSAFGEALLITVSGEEESTVVVTRDSLGTAARAAHLVIESTPFSRGLVILEHTGEALLSENVEIVLGDESKLTVVSVQQWGDAATHLSSHYATIGRNAELTHIVVSLGGETVRLNPSFHLDHEGAGIEALGAYFADAGQHLEQQVYVDHLSPHTRSRVTYKGALQGEGARTVWIGDVLIRRSAEGTDSYEQNRNLVLSPGTRADSIPNLEIETGDIEGAGHASATGRFDDEHLFYLMSRGISEEEARKLVVRGFLLEVINQIGHPATEARLQAAIEAELEEGVY, via the coding sequence ATGACGATCGTTGATACGACCGCCGAGACCGCACAGCACGGCCTGAAGGCGCACTCGGACGGCGGATGGGATCGCAAGGTGCCCGTGCAGACGCGTTCCGAGCGATTCACCTCGACCGATGTTGCAGACTTCCCGATCGTTACGGGTCGCGAGGCGAACTGGAAGTTCAGCCCCATCAAGAAGCTCGACGCGCTCCTGAACGGTGAGCTTGACGGAAGCCGCACCCCGGTGACCGTTTCCGAGGCCGAGGGCATCTCGCACGAATGGATTGCTCGCGATGACGCCCGTATCGGCCGCGCCGGCACCCCGGAGGAGCGCGGCGCAGCCGCTGCTTGGTCGGCGTTCGGCGAGGCTCTGCTCATCACCGTGAGCGGTGAAGAGGAGAGCACCGTCGTGGTGACCCGAGACTCACTCGGGACCGCCGCTCGCGCGGCGCACCTCGTCATCGAGTCGACGCCGTTCTCGCGCGGCCTCGTCATCCTCGAGCACACGGGCGAAGCCCTGCTCTCGGAGAACGTCGAGATCGTGCTGGGCGACGAGTCCAAGCTCACCGTGGTTTCGGTGCAGCAGTGGGGCGACGCGGCAACGCACCTGTCGAGCCACTACGCCACGATTGGCCGCAACGCTGAGCTGACCCACATCGTGGTGTCGCTGGGCGGCGAGACCGTTCGCCTGAATCCGTCGTTCCACCTCGATCACGAGGGAGCTGGCATCGAGGCACTCGGCGCGTACTTCGCCGACGCCGGTCAGCACCTCGAGCAGCAGGTCTACGTCGACCACCTCTCGCCGCACACGCGCAGCCGCGTCACCTACAAGGGCGCGTTGCAGGGCGAAGGAGCGCGCACCGTCTGGATCGGCGATGTGCTGATCCGGCGCAGCGCCGAGGGCACCGACAGCTACGAGCAGAACCGCAACCTTGTGCTCTCACCGGGCACCCGTGCGGACTCGATTCCGAATCTGGAAATCGAGACCGGAGACATCGAGGGTGCCGGCCACGCCAGCGCCACCGGCCGGTTCGACGATGAGCACCTGTTCTACCTCATGAGCCGTGGCATCTCGGAGGAGGAGGCACGCAAGCTCGTCGTGCGTGGCTTCCTGCTCGAGGTCATCAACCAGATCGGTCACCCCGCAACGGAGGCGCGCCTGCAGGCAGCAATCGAGGCGGAGCTCGAAGAGGGCGTGTACTAG
- a CDS encoding alpha/beta fold hydrolase produces MSSPREIEIDVLGAPTFAWEYGEPAGEPLVLVHGFRGDHHGLQGIAERLRGARVIVPDLPGFGRSPALPGREHTLETYAEWLRAFSDAVAPEGSSVLGHSFGSLVVSAAVASGLAPRRLILINPISTPALEGPRRILTQGAIAYYRLGDALPERAGHALLANRLMVRVMSETMAKTRDPELRNWIHEQHNQYFSEFSDKRTLLEAFRASVSHTVGEFSDAFTMPTLLITGDRDDLTPLRAQLELQRRVPGAELKISPGVGHLVHYEAVGDAAEWVTEFMAQADPAQPDAATETHEAAV; encoded by the coding sequence GTGAGTAGCCCCCGCGAGATTGAGATCGACGTCCTCGGCGCCCCCACCTTCGCTTGGGAGTATGGCGAACCAGCGGGGGAACCGCTCGTGCTCGTGCACGGTTTCCGCGGCGATCATCACGGGCTCCAGGGGATCGCCGAGCGCCTGCGGGGCGCGCGCGTCATCGTCCCCGACCTTCCCGGTTTCGGGCGCAGCCCAGCGCTTCCCGGACGCGAGCACACGCTCGAGACCTACGCGGAGTGGCTACGCGCGTTCTCTGACGCAGTCGCGCCTGAGGGAAGTTCGGTACTGGGCCACTCCTTCGGGTCGCTCGTCGTGTCCGCCGCAGTCGCGAGCGGCCTCGCCCCGCGCCGGCTCATCCTGATCAACCCAATTTCTACGCCGGCCCTCGAGGGGCCACGCAGGATCCTCACCCAGGGCGCGATCGCGTACTACCGGCTCGGCGACGCGCTTCCCGAGCGCGCGGGGCATGCCCTCCTCGCCAACCGCCTGATGGTCCGTGTGATGAGCGAAACCATGGCGAAGACCCGAGATCCCGAGCTGCGCAACTGGATTCACGAGCAGCACAATCAGTATTTCAGCGAGTTTTCTGACAAGCGCACGCTGCTCGAGGCCTTTCGCGCCTCCGTCTCGCATACGGTCGGCGAGTTTTCCGACGCATTCACCATGCCCACGTTGCTCATCACGGGTGACCGGGACGATCTCACCCCACTTCGCGCGCAGCTCGAGCTGCAACGACGGGTCCCCGGGGCTGAGCTCAAGATCTCTCCCGGAGTCGGACACCTCGTCCATTACGAGGCAGTAGGAGACGCAGCGGAGTGGGTCACGGAATTCATGGCTCAGGCGGATCCTGCCCAGCCCGATGCTGCAACTGAGACGCACGAGGCCGCTGTATGA
- the serB gene encoding phosphoserine phosphatase SerB, with translation MTSPAAVRPLVVLDCDSTTIQDEVIELLAESAGTRAEVAEVTERAMRGELDFAESLRERVATLAGTPDTVFAEAYRKVRKSAGIDALVAEVHARGGLVGVVSGGFHEVLDPLAADLGLDHWRANRLEVTDGRLTGRVSGPIVDAEAKAAALTEWASAANIPLSATVAIGDGANDLAMMAVAGLSVAYNAKPIVRERADVEVENDLSLVIPLLDRLSNS, from the coding sequence ATGACTTCACCGGCAGCCGTGCGCCCCCTCGTCGTCCTTGACTGCGACTCGACCACCATCCAGGACGAGGTAATTGAACTCCTCGCCGAGTCCGCCGGCACGCGCGCCGAGGTGGCGGAGGTGACCGAGCGTGCGATGCGCGGCGAGCTTGACTTTGCCGAGAGCCTGCGTGAGCGCGTGGCGACGCTGGCCGGAACACCCGACACCGTCTTTGCCGAGGCCTACCGCAAGGTGCGTAAGAGCGCGGGCATCGACGCGCTGGTCGCCGAGGTGCACGCGCGGGGAGGCCTGGTGGGTGTGGTCTCGGGAGGCTTCCACGAGGTGCTCGACCCGCTCGCCGCCGATCTTGGCCTGGACCATTGGCGGGCCAACCGGCTCGAGGTGACCGACGGCCGCCTGACGGGGCGAGTGAGCGGACCCATCGTCGACGCTGAGGCGAAGGCCGCGGCGCTGACTGAGTGGGCCAGCGCCGCGAACATTCCGCTCAGCGCGACGGTGGCGATCGGTGACGGCGCGAACGACCTCGCCATGATGGCCGTCGCGGGGCTTTCAGTCGCCTACAACGCGAAGCCGATCGTGCGCGAGCGCGCCGATGTCGAGGTTGAGAATGATCTCTCGCTCGTCATCCCGCTGCTCGATCGCCTGAGCAACTCTTAG
- a CDS encoding WXG100 family type VII secretion target, with translation MLNVDSSSLEAAVATLRVAASEIAAELAALESRSAVLAVAWSGDAQLAYADAHRRWSTGLNEMRGLLDSASDAAAAAQERYVATERSIASSWSL, from the coding sequence ATGCTCAACGTAGATTCGTCTTCCCTTGAGGCTGCTGTGGCGACGCTTCGCGTTGCGGCGAGCGAGATAGCGGCCGAGCTTGCTGCCCTTGAGTCGCGCTCTGCCGTACTCGCTGTCGCTTGGTCCGGTGACGCCCAGCTCGCGTATGCAGACGCACACCGCCGGTGGAGCACCGGCTTGAACGAGATGCGTGGGCTACTTGATTCCGCAAGCGACGCGGCAGCCGCGGCGCAGGAACGATACGTCGCAACTGAGCGCAGCATTGCCTCTTCCTGGAGTCTGTAG
- a CDS encoding ABC transporter ATP-binding protein — MVTVLRFTDVSFIRDGRAILDGLNWTVNSDERWVVLGPNGAGKTTALGMATAQTFPTRGTVDVLDERLGKVDVFELRNRIGFASSAHARLIPANESVRDVVLTAAYSVSGRWNEQYDSLDLRQAERVLAEWDLLHLTDRTFGTLSDGERKRAMIARAVMTDPELLLLDEPSASLDLGSRERLMQALSGFAQSPSSPAMVMVTHHVEEIPPGFTHVLMLRDGIVTANGPLSEALTADTLEATFGLPFALTMSNGRYSAVARD, encoded by the coding sequence ATGGTCACAGTGCTGCGTTTCACCGACGTCTCCTTTATTCGCGACGGCAGAGCCATCCTCGACGGACTGAACTGGACGGTGAATAGCGACGAACGTTGGGTCGTGCTGGGCCCGAATGGTGCAGGCAAGACGACCGCGCTCGGAATGGCGACCGCCCAGACCTTCCCCACGCGGGGCACCGTCGACGTACTCGACGAGCGCCTCGGCAAGGTGGACGTGTTCGAGCTCCGCAACCGAATCGGCTTCGCCTCGTCGGCCCACGCGCGGCTCATCCCCGCAAATGAGTCGGTGCGTGATGTCGTCCTCACCGCCGCGTACTCGGTCTCGGGCCGCTGGAACGAGCAGTACGACAGCCTCGACCTGCGACAGGCCGAGCGCGTGTTGGCCGAGTGGGACCTGCTGCACCTCACCGATCGCACGTTCGGCACGCTCAGCGATGGCGAGCGCAAGCGCGCGATGATCGCGCGCGCCGTCATGACCGACCCCGAGCTTCTGCTCCTCGACGAGCCGAGCGCCAGCCTCGACCTGGGGTCGCGCGAACGACTGATGCAAGCGTTGTCTGGCTTTGCCCAGTCGCCGAGTTCACCGGCCATGGTGATGGTGACTCACCACGTTGAGGAGATTCCGCCGGGCTTCACGCACGTGCTCATGCTTCGTGACGGGATCGTCACCGCGAACGGCCCGCTGTCCGAAGCCCTCACCGCCGACACGCTTGAGGCGACATTCGGTCTGCCTTTTGCCCTGACGATGAGCAACGGTCGATACTCGGCCGTGGCGCGCGACTAA
- a CDS encoding DUF3099 domain-containing protein, translating to MVERAETGGAASSGARFTGGTSRRPHASDAPTEYLVTSVGETPAEERSRRMRSYYVAMSLRLLCVASLAFVRGWWIIIPALGAILLPYFAVMIGNAIGSREGSAPAEMTPQALTGVPGEPPEPGEAAGPLLIVVDAPAERRSSARSETPSPPPTHVPTESMPEPGEAAR from the coding sequence ATGGTTGAACGCGCAGAAACCGGTGGCGCCGCCAGTAGCGGCGCACGGTTCACTGGAGGCACGTCCCGGCGACCTCACGCCTCGGACGCCCCGACCGAGTACCTCGTCACTTCCGTCGGCGAAACGCCCGCAGAGGAGCGCTCGCGGCGCATGCGCTCCTACTACGTCGCGATGAGTCTGCGACTGCTGTGCGTCGCCTCGCTCGCGTTCGTGCGCGGCTGGTGGATCATCATTCCCGCCCTCGGCGCGATCCTGCTCCCGTACTTTGCCGTCATGATTGGCAACGCGATCGGCAGCCGAGAGGGCTCGGCGCCGGCAGAGATGACGCCGCAGGCGCTCACCGGAGTGCCCGGCGAACCTCCCGAGCCCGGCGAGGCGGCAGGGCCGCTCCTCATCGTGGTCGATGCCCCTGCGGAGCGCCGATCGAGCGCACGGAGCGAGACGCCGTCCCCTCCCCCGACACACGTGCCCACTGAAAGCATGCCCGAACCCGGTGAGGCTGCCCGATGA
- a CDS encoding SURF1 family protein, translated as MNVTQAPEAPLETESPDGPIGWSFLGSRRWLGYFAMLLLFSVICVLLGNWQFERRAEARDEINRIDQNYDAAAVPIADALPDPAGYDENANKWLTVETTGHYLDEYFLARNRPNQQLVGTNLLVPFETEDGTILFVDRGWLAPGSDPQTPESVPASPEGTVTLHARLRGSEPLTDGRETAGRTVPSIHLPELARLVDAPSYTGAYGVLVSESPEAEHGALPPRPERDEGPHLSYALQWYVFIIIAATGVGYAARQEYRTLNAGSAAVRRDDERLAERKRRRGPSDADEEDALLDH; from the coding sequence GTGAACGTCACCCAGGCACCCGAGGCGCCACTCGAGACCGAGTCCCCTGACGGGCCGATTGGCTGGTCGTTTCTCGGCTCGAGGCGATGGCTCGGGTACTTCGCGATGCTGCTGTTGTTCTCGGTCATCTGCGTGCTGCTGGGCAACTGGCAGTTCGAGCGCCGCGCAGAAGCGCGCGACGAGATCAACCGCATCGACCAGAACTACGATGCCGCCGCGGTCCCGATCGCAGACGCGCTCCCCGACCCCGCCGGGTACGACGAGAACGCGAATAAGTGGCTCACGGTCGAGACGACGGGCCACTACCTCGACGAGTACTTCCTGGCACGTAACCGCCCCAATCAGCAGCTCGTCGGGACGAACCTGCTCGTCCCGTTTGAGACCGAGGACGGAACGATCCTGTTTGTGGATCGCGGCTGGCTTGCGCCGGGCAGCGACCCGCAGACTCCCGAGTCCGTGCCGGCCTCGCCCGAGGGAACGGTCACCCTGCACGCGCGCCTGCGCGGCAGCGAGCCGCTCACCGACGGGCGGGAAACCGCCGGACGCACGGTCCCGAGCATCCACCTTCCCGAGCTCGCCCGCCTCGTCGACGCGCCGAGCTACACCGGCGCCTATGGGGTGCTCGTCTCTGAGTCGCCCGAAGCGGAACACGGCGCGCTTCCTCCGCGCCCCGAGCGCGATGAAGGCCCCCACCTTTCCTACGCGTTGCAGTGGTACGTGTTCATCATCATCGCCGCGACGGGCGTTGGGTACGCCGCGCGCCAGGAGTACCGCACCCTCAACGCTGGCAGCGCCGCCGTTCGCCGAGACGACGAACGTCTCGCTGAGCGCAAGCGTCGCCGGGGCCCGAGTGACGCAGACGAAGAAGACGCCCTGCTCGATCACTGA
- a CDS encoding ABC-F family ATP-binding cassette domain-containing protein, with amino-acid sequence MSGVEFRVNPGDKIGLVGRNGAGKTTLTRTLSGELEPAEGSVKVNGELGFLPQDPRTGDPTQIARNRILDARGLGTISEQMTQATLDMASDDHAVSEKGMKRFGNLTDRFQTLGGYAAEAEAASIANNLSLPDRILDQPLSTLSGGQRRRIELARILFSDADTMILDEPTNHLDADSIVWLREFLKSYRGGVIVISHDIELVGDTVNRVFYLDGNRQVIDVYNMNWKLYLRQRASDEERRRKERTNVEKKATALQDQAARFGAKASKAASAHQMVARAEKMLSSLEEVRQVERVAKLRFPDPSPCGKTPLMGRGLSKSYGSLEIFAGVDLAIDRGSKVVILGLNGAGKTTLLRILAGVDEADTGEIIAGNGLKVGYYAQEHETLDVKASVLHNMVGVSQHLTETEARRVLGSFLFTGDDVHKPAGVLSGGEKTRLALAMLVVSSANVLLLDEPTNNLDPASREEILDALAHFSGAVVLVSHDSGAVEALNPERVLIMPEGTEDHWAKDYLDLIELA; translated from the coding sequence ATGTCGGGTGTCGAGTTCCGCGTCAACCCCGGCGACAAGATCGGACTCGTGGGGCGTAACGGCGCCGGAAAGACGACCCTGACGCGCACGCTCTCCGGCGAGCTCGAGCCCGCAGAAGGCTCGGTCAAGGTCAACGGTGAGCTCGGCTTCCTCCCGCAGGATCCGCGCACCGGCGACCCCACGCAGATTGCACGCAACCGCATCCTCGACGCGCGCGGCCTCGGCACGATCTCCGAGCAGATGACGCAGGCCACCCTCGACATGGCGTCGGACGACCACGCCGTGTCCGAGAAGGGCATGAAGCGCTTCGGTAACCTGACCGATCGCTTCCAGACGCTCGGTGGGTACGCCGCCGAGGCAGAGGCCGCGTCCATCGCGAATAACCTCAGCCTGCCGGACCGGATCCTGGACCAGCCGCTCTCGACCCTCTCGGGCGGCCAGCGCCGCCGTATCGAGCTCGCGCGCATCCTCTTCTCGGACGCCGACACGATGATCCTCGATGAGCCCACCAACCACCTCGACGCCGATTCAATCGTCTGGTTGCGCGAGTTCCTGAAGAGCTATCGCGGCGGCGTCATCGTGATCAGCCACGATATTGAGCTCGTGGGGGACACCGTGAACCGGGTCTTCTACCTCGACGGAAACCGCCAGGTCATCGACGTCTACAACATGAACTGGAAGCTGTACCTGCGTCAGCGCGCCAGCGACGAGGAGCGTCGCCGCAAGGAACGCACGAACGTCGAAAAGAAGGCGACTGCGCTGCAGGATCAGGCCGCGCGCTTCGGCGCGAAGGCCTCGAAGGCGGCCTCCGCTCACCAGATGGTCGCGCGCGCCGAGAAGATGCTGTCGAGCCTCGAAGAGGTGCGCCAGGTCGAGCGGGTCGCCAAGCTCCGTTTCCCGGACCCGTCGCCCTGCGGCAAGACCCCGCTCATGGGACGCGGTCTCTCCAAGTCTTACGGCTCGCTCGAGATTTTCGCCGGCGTCGACCTGGCGATCGACCGTGGCTCGAAGGTCGTGATCCTGGGCCTGAACGGCGCGGGCAAGACGACCCTGCTGCGTATTCTGGCAGGCGTTGACGAGGCCGACACCGGTGAGATCATCGCCGGCAACGGCCTGAAGGTCGGCTACTACGCGCAGGAGCACGAGACGCTCGACGTCAAAGCCAGTGTGTTGCACAACATGGTGGGTGTGTCGCAGCACCTGACTGAGACTGAGGCCCGCCGCGTGCTGGGTTCGTTCCTGTTCACCGGCGATGATGTGCACAAGCCGGCCGGTGTGCTGTCCGGTGGCGAGAAGACCCGTCTCGCGCTCGCGATGCTCGTCGTGTCAAGCGCGAACGTGCTGCTGCTTGACGAGCCCACGAACAACCTCGACCCGGCCAGCCGCGAAGAGATCCTGGATGCCCTCGCGCACTTCAGCGGAGCCGTCGTGCTCGTCAGCCACGACTCTGGTGCCGTGGAGGCGCTGAACCCCGAGCGCGTGCTCATCATGCCCGAGGGCACTGAGGACCACTGGGCAAAGGACTACCTGGACCTCATCGAGCTCGCCTAG
- the sufC gene encoding Fe-S cluster assembly ATPase SufC translates to MSSVLEIKDLHVSVETDQGMKQILRGVDLTIKQGETHAVMGPNGSGKSTLAYTIAGHPRYIVDSGSILLDGEEVTEMSVDERAKAGLFLAMQYPVEIPGVTNANFLRTAKTAIEGEAPAIRGWMKQVRGAMENLRMDSSFAERNVNEGFSGGEKKRNEILQMELLTPKFGVLDETDSGLDVDALKIVSEGVNRAKDSTGLGLLLITHYTRILRYIKPDFVHVFVNGKIAEQGGPELADRLESEGYDRFLTEDAQA, encoded by the coding sequence ATGAGTTCCGTTCTTGAGATCAAGGACCTGCACGTCAGCGTTGAGACCGATCAGGGAATGAAGCAGATCCTGCGCGGCGTCGACCTCACGATCAAGCAGGGCGAGACGCACGCCGTCATGGGCCCCAACGGCTCGGGCAAGTCGACGCTCGCGTACACGATCGCCGGCCACCCTCGCTACATCGTTGACAGCGGATCGATTCTGCTCGACGGCGAAGAGGTCACCGAGATGAGCGTTGACGAGCGCGCCAAGGCGGGGCTCTTCCTCGCAATGCAGTACCCGGTCGAGATCCCGGGCGTCACCAACGCCAACTTCCTGCGCACCGCCAAGACGGCCATCGAGGGCGAAGCGCCCGCGATCCGTGGCTGGATGAAGCAGGTTCGCGGCGCCATGGAGAACCTCCGCATGGACTCGTCCTTCGCGGAGCGCAACGTCAACGAGGGCTTCTCGGGCGGCGAGAAGAAGCGCAACGAGATCCTGCAGATGGAGCTCCTCACGCCGAAGTTCGGTGTCCTCGACGAGACCGACTCGGGCCTCGACGTCGACGCGCTGAAGATCGTTTCTGAGGGCGTCAACCGCGCCAAGGACAGCACCGGTCTCGGCCTGCTGCTCATCACGCACTACACGCGCATTCTCCGCTACATCAAGCCGGACTTCGTGCACGTGTTTGTGAACGGCAAGATCGCTGAGCAGGGTGGCCCCGAGCTCGCAGATCGTCTCGAGTCGGAGGGCTACGACCGCTTCCTGACCGAGGACGCGCAGGCCTAA
- a CDS encoding type B 50S ribosomal protein L31 produces MKTETHPEYNAIVFRDLASGATFLTRSTLGSSKTIELDGETYPLIDVEISSESHPFYTGKQRIMDSAGRIEKFNERFKGFGA; encoded by the coding sequence ATGAAGACCGAAACTCACCCCGAATACAACGCGATCGTCTTCCGCGACCTCGCATCGGGCGCAACGTTCCTGACCCGCTCGACCCTGGGCAGCAGCAAGACCATCGAGCTCGACGGCGAGACCTACCCGCTGATCGACGTCGAGATCTCCAGCGAGTCGCACCCGTTCTACACGGGCAAGCAGCGCATCATGGACTCGGCCGGCCGCATCGAGAAGTTCAACGAGCGTTTCAAAGGCTTCGGCGCCTAA
- a CDS encoding metal-sulfur cluster assembly factor: MTTLTIDPEFREQALEALKEVSDPELGVNIVDLGLIYDLAFDEEHDALVISMTLTSAGCPLTDVIEADIAESLDGLVTAFRINWVWMPPWTPQRITDDGRDMMRALGFSI; this comes from the coding sequence ATGACGACGTTGACGATCGACCCGGAGTTCCGCGAGCAGGCGCTCGAGGCACTCAAGGAGGTCTCTGACCCCGAGCTCGGTGTGAACATCGTCGACCTTGGCCTGATCTACGATCTCGCCTTCGACGAGGAGCACGACGCGCTGGTCATCAGCATGACGCTCACGAGCGCCGGCTGCCCGCTGACCGACGTGATCGAGGCCGATATCGCCGAGTCGCTGGACGGACTCGTCACAGCCTTCCGCATCAACTGGGTGTGGATGCCGCCGTGGACGCCGCAGCGCATCACAGATGACGGCCGCGACATGATGAGGGCGCTCGGTTTTAGCATTTGA
- a CDS encoding non-heme iron oxygenase ferredoxin subunit gives MARTQVLPVADLVQDQPIKVELGGVDIAVVLDNQGEVHAIGDTCSHGQISLSEGFIEGDTLECWAHGSAFSLRTGVPQNLPAYEPVPVYVVEIEDGYVYIDPTVTKEITT, from the coding sequence ATGGCGCGCACCCAAGTGCTGCCGGTTGCCGACCTCGTGCAGGATCAACCCATCAAGGTTGAGCTCGGCGGAGTCGACATCGCGGTAGTGCTCGACAATCAGGGTGAGGTGCACGCGATCGGGGACACCTGTTCGCACGGCCAGATCAGCCTGTCTGAGGGATTCATCGAGGGTGACACGCTCGAGTGCTGGGCCCACGGCTCGGCGTTCTCGCTGCGCACCGGCGTCCCGCAGAACCTGCCGGCCTACGAGCCGGTTCCCGTGTACGTCGTCGAGATCGAAGACGGATACGTGTACATTGACCCCACTGTTACGAAAGAGATCACCACATGA
- the fabG gene encoding 3-oxoacyl-ACP reductase FabG, producing the protein MTQLADQTPRTVVVTGGNRGIGFAIAERLLADGHRVAVTARSGSGPEGTLTVSADMSDAASIDAAFTQIEAEYGPVEVVVANAGITKDTLLLRMSEEEFTSVIDTNLTGTFRVVKRAAKGLLKQRFGRVILISSVVGLYGSAGQINYASSKAALVGFARSLTRELGSRGITANVIAPGFIETDMTAALPEAQQKQYLASIPAGRFGQVSEIANTASWLASDQAGYISGAVIPVDGGLGMGH; encoded by the coding sequence ATGACGCAGCTGGCAGATCAGACCCCGCGCACCGTCGTAGTGACTGGCGGCAACCGCGGCATCGGTTTCGCGATCGCCGAGCGCCTCCTGGCCGACGGGCATCGCGTCGCGGTCACCGCCCGCTCAGGGTCTGGCCCCGAGGGCACCCTCACGGTCAGCGCGGATATGTCGGATGCCGCATCGATCGATGCTGCCTTCACGCAAATCGAAGCGGAGTATGGCCCCGTTGAGGTCGTCGTCGCGAACGCTGGCATCACCAAGGACACGCTGCTGCTGCGCATGTCGGAGGAAGAGTTCACCAGCGTCATTGACACGAACCTGACGGGCACGTTCCGCGTCGTGAAGCGCGCGGCAAAGGGGCTTCTGAAGCAGCGCTTCGGGCGCGTCATCCTGATCTCAAGCGTCGTCGGCCTCTACGGCTCGGCAGGGCAGATCAATTACGCGTCCTCAAAAGCAGCGCTGGTCGGCTTTGCGCGTTCGCTCACGCGCGAGCTCGGCAGCCGCGGAATCACCGCCAACGTCATCGCGCCGGGCTTCATCGAGACGGACATGACCGCAGCACTTCCCGAGGCGCAGCAGAAGCAGTATCTCGCTTCGATTCCGGCGGGGCGGTTCGGCCAGGTCTCGGAGATCGCCAACACGGCATCGTGGCTCGCAAGCGACCAGGCCGGATACATCTCCGGCGCGGTCATTCCCGTGGACGGCGGCCTCGGAATGGGGCATTAG